Proteins found in one Amphiura filiformis chromosome 14, Afil_fr2py, whole genome shotgun sequence genomic segment:
- the LOC140170163 gene encoding cilia- and flagella-associated protein 91-like: MSMTQTMRQQPVQQARTYDYLYDPVHTLSGERDHARATFKSHTSTDRVRRVPIFQTMFSALRHQPRFQMRLENTDPVPKYISRQWRGYSEQARESLIRYKTFNYAPDIKVPPQPHSDAQVGGQNRYRYFRRPIIPFLQQVPPEVVLQTSKMDPLGQPDHVITERAPTPPFRTVEIQTDYRENETQTDPYTPEYVVRPGSQPELLTLATLSYGHGLPAGLAEVEMIERARAKREWEATLPSLNDVSQLEKRKKMMDEMERKEWSLREQEIEKLQEARLELLQKILQEREENHTELSAKRLDKLWAKKQKERERKAAWIRNEHIKAIRKLTEKRRKVEGKLERRDITKDYAGFNSETYAPMTRHGVFLDKGSEQYVVKSKYISTYQGLLELENSLPDFVTQPRVVAPKPKVVSKAGFTKRKQKRVQELDEVYKDIKNAKTRGEEVPKPPRFLQKIEKPIPRPPTPSVEVPDQIDEERELAIVFLQQVIRGRAIQNMMFEGKEKRQELINELRSTHALQMAEQQMKKQDKQATLNLQRQKKLHDNKESFIDEALSQNEGTAVGDMVDFLSKELVRLQEERRIHAFAMLAERRRRIQEAEESGRRQVEERRRREEDEVFKQVIKVHQNTVDTYLEDIILASLDRTADDQSREEVQVMAQQINDIAYAMEDKKTNLQSEEIVAELVSSFLIPEVAKLTIRDKVKNQQRKHLLAAHRIIHKDSEDIMTAHPTPTATQKRPPLSGKSQERSGSAEKGRSPTPTGKSSRPGSSSKRTSTPTKSSSQVTSRPSSGGKRDSPTPGRVASPKARPGSGKTSRRGSGASDKN; encoded by the exons ATGTCTATGACGCAAACGATGCGGCAACAGCCTGTTCAACAGGCTAGGACGTACGATTATTTGTACG ATCCTGTGCATACATTATCTGGAGAAAGAGACCATGCCCGGGCTACATTCAAGTCGCACACCAGCACTGACAGAGTC AGACGTGTCCCGATATTCCAGACCATGTTCAGTGCTCTGCGACATCAACCACGCTTTCAGATGCGACTGGAAAACACAGACCCTGTACCCAAGTATATATCTAGGCAATGGCGAGGGTATAGTGAACAAGCGAGGGAGTCTCTTATCAGATATAAAAC TTTCAACTATGCTCCAGACATCAAGGTACCACCCCAACCACACAGCGATGCACAGGTCGGAGGTCAGAATCGATACAGGTACTTCCGTCGGCCCATCATACCATTCCTACAACAAGTGCCACCAGAAGTTGTGCTTCAGACGTCAAA AATGGATCCACTTGGTCAACCGGATCATGTTATAACAGAAAGAGCACCCACGCCTCCTTTCAGGACGGTTGAGATACAGACAGACTATAGAGAGAATGAGACGCAAACAGATCCGTATACACCAGAATATGTGGTCAGACCCGGATCACAGCCTGAATTACTGACTCTAGCTACTCTTTCTTATG GTCATGGGTTACCAGCAGGTCTGGCAGAGGTAGAGATGATAGAGAGAGCCCGCGCTAAGAGAGAGTGGGAAGCCACCTTACCTTCTCTCAATGATGTCTCACAACTGGAGAAGAGAAAGAAGATGATGGATGAGATGGAGAGGAAAGAATGGTCTCTTAGAGAGCAAGAAATTGAAAA ACTTCAAGAAGCTAGACTAGAGCTGCTCCAAAAGATTTTACAAGAAAGGGAAGAGAATCACACAGAACTGAGCGCTAAACGTCTTGATAAACTTTGGGCAAAGAAACAGAAAGAACGGGAAAGGAAAGCAGCTTGGATCAGGAATGAACACATCAAAG CAATAAGAAAATTGACTGAGAAACGGCGCAAAGTAGAAGGGAAACTGGAGCGTCGTGATATCACCAAAGACTATGCTGGCTTCAACTCTGAGACTTATGCACCAATGACCAGGCATGGAGTATTTCTAGATAAAGGATCTGAGCAGTATGTGGTCAAAAGCAAATATATAAGCACGTATCAAG GTCTTCTTGAGTTAGAGAACTCACTACCAGACTTTGTTACACAGCCTCGTGTAGTAGCACCCAAACCTAAAGTAGTCAGTAAAGCTGGATTtacaaagagaaaacaaaagcGAGTACAAGAATTAGATGAAGTTTATAAAG ATATCAAGAATGCCAAGACGAGAGGAGAAGAGGTTCCTAAGCCACCACGATTCCTACAGAAGATAGAAAAACCAATACCAAGACCTCCTACACCATCTGTTGAGGTCCCAGATCAG ATTGACGAGGAGCGAGAGTTAGCCATCGTTTTCTTACAGCAGGTCATAAGGGGTCGAGCCATACAAAATATG ATGTTTGAAGGTAAAGAGAAACGTCAAGAGTTGATTAATGAGCTACGTAGCACTCATGCCCTGCAAATGGCTGAACAACAGATGAAGAAACAGGACAAACAGGCAACACTTAATCTACAAAGACAGAAAAAACTTCATGACAATAAG GAATCATTCATAGACGAGGCCTTGTCTCAAAATGAAGGCACAGCTGTAGGTGACATGGTTGATTTCCTAAGCAAAGAGTTAGTCCGTCTCCAAGAGGAACGTCGCATCCACGCCTTCGCCATGTTGGCTGAGAGACGCAGACGCATCCAAGAAGCGGAAGAGTCCGGCAGGCGACAAGTGGAGGAGCGGAGGCGGAGAGAGGAAGATGAAGTTTTCAAGCAGGTTATTAAAGTCCATCAGAACACGGTGGATACATATCTGGAGGATATCATCTTGGCCTCGCTAGATAGAACAGCTGACGATCAGTCCAGGGAGGAGGTTCAAGTCATGGCACAGCAAATTAATGATATTGCATATGCAATGGAAGACAA GAAAACAAACTTGCAGTCTGAGGAGATTGTTGCAGAACTTGTCAGCAGTTTCCTTATACCTGAAGTGGCAAAGCTAACCATCAGAGATAAAG TCAAAAACCAACAAAGGAAACACTTATTGGCAGCTCATAGAATAATCCACAAAGATTCTGAGGACATCATGACGGCTCATCCTACACCCACCGCAACCCAAAAGCGCCCTCCGTTGTCAGGAAAGAGCCAAGAGAGGAGTGGATCAGCTGAGAAGGGGAGAAGTCCAACACCTACTGGGAAATCTTCCAGACCAG GCTCTTCCTCAAAGAGAACATCAACACCTACCAAATCCTCATCACAAGTTACATCCCGTCCCTCTAGTGGTGGTAAAAGAGACTCCCCTACCCCAGGGAGGGTAGCATCACCTAAGGCTAGACCAGGAAGTGGCAAGACTTCGCGTAGGGGATCAGGAGCTTCTgataaaaattaa